One Salvelinus sp. IW2-2015 linkage group LG35, ASM291031v2, whole genome shotgun sequence DNA segment encodes these proteins:
- the nr1d2a gene encoding nuclear receptor subfamily 1 group D member 2 — protein sequence MGSIKPGGVIAYISSGSASSPESCLSDSCSSGYLCSSSPHPSLPSRAVGIMVDIARPTTAKHPRSHGTDKTGRSTSTKSSITKINGMVLLCKVCGDVASGFHYGVHACEGCKGFFRRSIQHSIRYKKCLKMENCTVIRINRNRCQQCRFKKCLAVGMSRDSVRFGRIPKREKQRMLLEMQNAMNNMVMNNNSQLHSMLHGIQSPPCPTEGLPNDGSSASSASSSSSISSSSGSNPSSPCSAQDSMETSSSSASSCSSDSGDDEVPHSRVCHQGTFTYRREQQQSIKEEPEESPSPVARETVKDRRDSRIEELQESWKRCNKDARGYQPSCNSHQHVTNGPYREERVVYQQQPAQLNGAPSGRMPEDSYSLHHRSHNTMHNVQTVSSGYSGPSYSLQDHKTNMVTPSLYVDPSQRSQEIWEEFSLSFIPAVREVVGFAKRIPGFRDLSEYDQVSLLKNGTFEVLMVRFASLFDVAERTVTFLTGKCYSLELLRSLRAGQLLTSMCDFSEKLAALQLDKDEMSLFIAVVLVSADRSGIQDLKSVEALQDTLIRALRSLIMKNHANETTTFTKLLLKLPELRSLNNVHSEELLAFKVHS from the exons ATGGGCTCAATCAAGCCTG GTGGTGTAATAGCCTACATCTCTTCTGGCTccgcctccagtccggagtccTGTTTGAGTGACAGCTGCAGCAGCGGCTACCTGTGCTCCTCTTCGCCTCATCCCTCACTGCCAAGCCGGGCAGTAGGAATCATGGTGGACATCGCCCGCCCTACCACAGCCAAGCACCCACGTAGCCACGGCACAGACAAGACTGGGCGATCCACCTCCACCAAGAGCAGCATCACCA AGATCAACGGCATGGTGTTGTTGTGTAAGGTGTGCGGCGACGTGGCCTCGGGGTTCCACTATGGCGTCCACGCCTGCGAGGGCTGTAAG GGTTTCTTCAGGAGGAGCATCCAGCATAGCATCCGGTATAAGAAGTGCCTGAAGATGGAGAACTGCACCGTCATAAGGATCAACAGGAACCGCTGTCAGCAGTGCCGCTTCAAGAAGTGTCTGGCTGTGGGCATGTCTAGAGATT CTGTGAGGTTTGGCCGCAtcccaaagagagagaagcagcgcaTGCTGCTGGAGATGCAGAACGCCATGAACAACATGGTGATGAACAACAACAGCCAGCTCCACAGTATGCTCCACGGCATCCAGAGTCCACCCTGTCCCACGGAAGGGCTCCCCAATGACGGCAGCTCCGCTTCATCCGCCTCTTCTTCCTCATCTATCTCGTCTTCATCAGGCTCCAACCCTTCCTCACCCTGTTCCGCTCAAGACTCCATGGAGACCAGCTCTAGCTCCGCCTCTTCCTGTTCATCGGATAGCGGCGATGACGAGGTTCCTCATTCCAGGGTGTGTCACCAGGGCACATTCACGTACCGCCGTGAGCAGCAACAGTCCATCAAAGAGGAACCGGAGGAGTCACCTTCGCCGGTCGCCAGGGAAACTGTaaaagacaggagagacagcCGCATTGAGGAACTGCAGGAGAGCTGGAAACGCTGCAACAAAGACGCCAGGGGTTACCAACCTAGTTGCAACAGCCATCAACACGTCACCAACGGTCCCTACCGGGAAGAGAGAGTTGTTTACCAGCAGCAGCCTGCGCAGCTAAACGGCGCCCCCAGTGGTAGAATGCCAGAGGACTCCTACAGCCTCCATCACAGGAGCCACAACACAATGCACAACGTACAGACCGTCTCCAGTGGTTACAGTGGACCATCATACAGCTTACAGGACCACAAGACAAACATG GTCACTCCTAGTCTCTATGTGGACCCCAGCCAGCGCAGCCAGGAGATCTGGGAGGAGTTCTCCCTGAGTTTCATCCCGGCCGTGCGCGAGGTGGTGGGGTTTGCCAAGAGGATCCCGGGCTTCCGAGACCTCTCCGAGTACGACCAAGTCAGCCTGCTCAAAAACGGAACGTTTGAG gtgcttATGGTGCGCTTCGCTTCTCTGTTCGACGTGGCCGAGCGCACCGTGACCTTCCTGACGGGGAAGTGTTACAGCTTGGAGCTGCTGCGCTCGCTGCGGGCCGGGCAGCTGCTCACCTCCATGTGTGACTTCAGCGAGAAGCTGGCCGCTCTGCAGCTGGACAAGGATGAGATGAGCCTCTTCATTGCCGTCGTCCTCGTCTCCGCCG ATCGTTCGGGGATCCAGGACTTGAAGTCAGTGGAGGCGCTGCAGGACACACTGATCCGAGCGCTGCGGAGTCTGATTATGAAGAACCACGCCAACGAGACTACCACCTTCACCAAGCTGCTGCTGAAGCTGCCCGAGCTGCGCTCCCTCAACAACGTACACTCTGAAGAACTGCTGGCCTTCAAAGTGCACTCGTAA